The nucleotide window TGGGCGTCGACCCATTGGTGTGGATGATCTTGTGGTTCCCCAAAAGGATGTGGTCGGTGATGCCATTCCCTGGGCGAGTTCGCCATGAGCCATGGGCCTCTGGCTTCCTAGGTGGAAGACTTGGCCGTGGCTGGTAAGGAGAAAGGGTACTGGTCCCCTATGTAGGTAAACTCTGGGATGCTGCCGCTGAAGGCAGTTCCGAGAGTGTGTCTGTCGTAAACCGTGGGGTCCAGATCTCTAGAGTGGAGGTCCAGGCCACGGCTGAAGGTAGACGTAGGTGCTGGCCCTTCGACGCCGATGAACTCGTAGTTTTCGTGGCGCATATGGCCGTCGTGGGTCATTCCGCGAGCGAGTCCACCGTCGGTGCGAGTAGCCattgcttccttctcaacaaacgaGAGTGTGTGACTgtccccctacctggcatgccaactatcagtgttttaTAAACCAGACTAGAaaacttatacgattgccgcgctgctctaggaagacaatggtagcatccaaaagacacgaagatttatactggtttaggacagagccctatgtccagtctcagagatgatcgagtgtgtgttcctcgcttaaatgctctgaagttcttataatgaggggtgcaagaatggtggaagagataggagagctagagctaggagatgaactGCCTGAAGGGAAGCCTTAGGAGCCCTACTACGGTGTGAATGTGTTGAAGATGAAggatgccctggctgcccttatatagagttcagggccagggcacgtacaaagaagaaggttcttccgaccgaggggtcgtgagcctgagggaggagcCTAGCTATCTTGGCTTGCAAGTTACAccgtcttgcggtgcacgtccagtcgtggttgtcgtcatggtcttatgCCCACATCGCGGTAaggtgtggcgtggtgctactgCGTCGGCCGGGGTGGCACCGTTGGCACGGTTTTGGTTCGCCAGCCGTCTTGTGCGACGTGGCCTTTGtcgtggtcttcgtcatcgtctcCTGATGTTCTAGGGGCGCCATACAGGAGTTGGTGGCTGTCCCCAAGTCGTCGAGTGtctcgttagcttgtggagtAGGAGGCCACGATCCCGAGCTCTAGGGTCGTGGCTCCCGTTGGTTTGGatagcctctaagtcaaggcctccgTCGTGGATCCTATCCCGTAGTGGGTAGAATCGTACATGTGTCTTGTTGGATcgtatttggatggtgggtcGCCGTACTGGCAGTCACCGCGCATGTGGTGTTGTCTTGTTTGTGCTGCGTGGTacagggatggcgtctgaccggaccgaggtgaccgttgtccccttggtccttgcggGGTAGTGCGGCGTGTCTACTCTTGTCAGAACAGGCACGCTTGCCTGGGCTTgacctctccccgttcctccCGGGGGTCGAgacgagggagaggtcgtgagtctCTTGTGCGTCATGCGGCTAAGGCAGAAGGGAGGGGTCGTGGCTGACCCTGGCCTTGTCGTCCGGCCTGATTCACTTGGCTcagctgggcctcggtcgtttgGGCCTTCGCTAACTGATGTGTCATGGGCCGTTCGgtctgctaactaatcggtgccttgagacacctggGGATCATAACCCCGACAAATTGCATAGCAAAAAAGTTATTATTTCATTTTTATGACCATATTGTGTTTCTTCGTTATGAGTACTAAATATATATGTAAAAATGTTAAAAAAAACTATTGAGACATACACTTATTGTATATGTTTATCGTATTTACGACGGGTCATCATATTGTCCTAGCCCCCTTATCAAAAGTTCGGGTTCCGCCGCTGCTTCGTGTGAGTGGCATATGCATGCCatagtatatatattttttctttctttcactCTGTGCAATTCAGCTAGTAATTACCTTGTCGGTTCTATGAGGTagacgtggcatgctgacatgtGCACGGTAAATAATACTGGACTCCGGTCCTGTTCGCTTGAGTTTATCAGCCAGAATTAGTCCTACTTTTCAGTTATGggaatagtttttttttctctcgcaacaaatcagcccTATAAATCAGCATCGAACATGTCCGGACCATTTTCAGTTCCCAGTTGTCACCTTGTTTAGGTCTGCAAACCCAGATATTGATCGAGCGAAGTGTGAACCATGCCGAGGTCTATATTGTGCCACTAGTTCCAAGGGAGAGCGGATAACCACCACACCATAACACTGAAACACCGTCACCTTGTTTAACGCTGTTCGATCGTTATAATATCTTAATTTTTTTTCCTAATAATAAACAGAAGAAGGCAAGAAGCCATCTTGAGGCGATGCAAGGCCGCCATCGCGTCATTGGCGGTTACTGTCAAAGTGTCAATCGCCTTCGTATATACTAATAGTAGTAGTTGGATCGATCAAGTGGGAGTGGCGATCCGATGCATTGCATGTTGACCTTGTAGCGATGGATTCTTAAGCTTGGACCAGGTGGTACTTGGCACTTGGTAGTGAAGGCGCCCATCCAGTCCACCACCATCGTCGTCACCATCATCATATCAAGGGCAACAAGGAAGCTGTGGATCGAAGAATATTGCCCAGTGCATCCGGCAACTGATGGGCAGAGCCATGGCGGCTTTGCGTCCACGTGTGCGCGGCGATGATGAAGTCAAAGTCTTGTGAAAAGGTGTCTTTTTCGCAGAAATGTGTGCATCTCTCGATCCCAATCGTGTTTCTGACCTGGTGTCCTCTGCTGACTTTGCTGCCTCACCGTCACAGGGTACGCCCGTCTGTCGTGATCTGCACTGGGAGCACGGTCGATACTACTACTCCGACTGAAGTGCGGCTTGGCGCAGCTATGGAAGTATGGAACGCAGCTCAAATTAGAAAGATCGCTCAGTACCATCATCGTTCTCGCACAGTATGTCAGCATGTGCCGTAGAAAGATCGGTGTACGGTACACGCCGCTTGCCGCCACGTGGCACGCTGCGCCCGCCCACGGACGCCGAGGGCGGCCAGGCCCAGGCGGGCTGTCTCTCCCTCTGTTCTGTGGAACCGGCGGGCGGAACGGAACCCCGGCGTTCGCGACGTCAACGCGCAGTCGCCTGGACTTGTTGCCTCGACAGAGATGGGTCTTGAACACTAGCGGCAGTATGTCTTGGAGTCCCCGTCTCCCCAACCCCAACGAAAATTCCACCCCCACCGGCCACCGCCTCCCCCTCTCGGCTCTCGCCCTACCTACAGTGCTGTCTGCCGAGCTACTCGGCAGAAGCACTGTTGACTaaatttagtgtgagagaaaaatactcttcgatggctgaaaaaatatggcttataagccaaacaagcccaaacgaacatgacGAGTGCCTGCAACGCGCTTCCGTCCCCAAACCCCCACCCTCCACCCCCCGTGCGCTCGCCTCAAGCCCCAGGTATAGATGTCCAACGGGCTGACCCGGCCCGACCCGACACGGCCTGATGGGGttcgggctggcacggcacgccgtgcctcccggGCCGTGCCGAGATGGGCTTCGTGCCTGGCTGACGGCCCAGGCACAGCCTGCTGGGCTGTTTttcgtgccgggccggcccgataAGCACGGCCTGTCAGGGAGGCCGGGCCAGCCCAAGGTCCGCTTCAGCAGGCGATGACGGCGTCGAGGTCGAGGGGGCGGCAGCGGCATCAGAGAGAGGAAAGGGAAGAACAGGAGGGGCAGCGTGGGAGCGCAGTGGCGGCGGTCGACGCCGGCGCGCTCACGCCTCGAGGCAGATCCACAGCGTCAACCGTCGGAGCAGGCAACGGGACGCCAAATCCGGTCGCCCGAAGCCGGCTGCCGCGCTCGAGGCCGACGGCAGTGCATAGAGGAGGCCACAGAGACGAGAGAGAGGCGGGGAAAGCGAGACAGGCAGGAAGCTTCTTGAGCCGGATCCGGCGGACTCGCAGGCCGCGGCAACGCACCCGAGGCGCGGAGCCTGGGGCTGGCGCACTCGCTCCCGAGGCGCGGCTGCGAGGAGGGAAGGAGCCAGCGAGCGAAGGACGGGGGTGCAAAGTTGTGGGGGAGGGTTCACGGAGGAGGGCGGAGTGTGGCGCTACCGTCGCAGAGGAGTGAGTGCGGCGCGACCGCGTGTGGAGGGGACTGCGCGGGGCGGCGGGGAGGGAGACGGGAAGGGAGTTAGGGTTGGGGGAATCGGGGGTGGGTGCGAACAGGGAGTCCCCGCTTATATATGCGGGGCGCGGGGAGGTGGACAGACCAGGCCACCAGCGGGCCGCCGGTTCTGgagcgggccgtgccgtgccggcccacgtgcctgggataaggcccaggcacggcctgctcctccgAGCCAGTGCCAGCCCAGGACCCGCAAGCCACCGGGTCGTGCTGGGCTTGAGCCGGGCTAAAAAAATGGGCCTCGGGCCAGGGCCGACGGGGCTCTGGCTGCATGGCCAACTACGGCCCCAGGTGCGGATGCAGCCTGCGCTCGCGCACGCGCAGCCGCGCAGGgggagaaaagaagaagaacccaCCCACCTCTCCCGCGGCGCGCGTACGTATTTCACCGGGCCGCCTGGTATCATCGATACCCTCTCCAGTCCCCACCCTCACCGGCCACCGGCACCCGAGGCGCTGGCCGTCGACGAGGCGAGCATGAAGCCGCGGGCGCTGCTGGAGCGCCTGGCCCGCCCCTTCCACTCCTCCTCGCACCGCGCCTCGTCCGACCAGTCCGACCAGTCCCGCcgcgagagggaggaggaggcggaccTGGAGGCGATCGCGGCGCGGGAGCAGCGCGCGTTCCGGTATGAGACGCTGGCGGCGGCGACGTGGGGCTTCTCCGAGAAGAACCGGCTCGGGCAGGGCGGGTTCGGCCCCGTCTACCGGGGCCACCTCGAGGACGGCCGCGACGTAGCCGTCTAGCGCCTGGGCGCCGGGTCGCGGCAGGGCGCCCGGGAGTTCCGGAATGAGGCCACGCTGCTGTCCCGGGTGCAGCACCGGAACATGGTCATTGCTCCCTCTCCTTCCCTGTCTCTGTTTCTCCACTGAGTCCGCAGTCAATTTCCGCCGGTCGTTTGGTCGATCGATCGCTCAATTTCGTGCGATTCCGGTTCTGTGCGATCTCACAAAGGGGTTGAACTTAATTGCCACTTCATAGGGAGAGATTAGATTCGCAACCAGATCAGAGGTGGTTTAGTGCAATCCGTCTGCTCAGATTGAAAACAGGGGCGGCCGATGCGGGGTTGGTGGCGATAACGGTAGGGCATCGATGCGCCAGGAAAAGTCGCTGTACTGTTCCCTACGTCTCAGGCCGGCTGGTTGATTTGTTTGAGATGATACGCAATTCACGTGTTCAGGGGCACTTAGATATTAATTGCAATGTTGCACAGGCAATTTGCTGTCGTGGTAAGTGATTTAATGGTAAGTGATTTAACGAGGAGAGAAAAAAATCCAAAAAACTAGGTTTAACTAAGAGACTAAGTTTTCACGGTTATTGATGGATAAGAAACTATTTGTAGTCTATTGGGAGAGTAAACATGGTTTCTATAACTACTTATGTCCTGTACCATAGAAAATCTTGCACTGGGAATTATACTTTCTTGGAACGATATCCTATGCTATCTTGCATTGGGAGTGCCCTGAGGTACACTGGGCGTGTATTCACATTCCACACATTCATGGCCAAATGAAGTTCATACTTTAAAGGGAGAATTATCTATTTAGCACCGAAATAAATCAGTGCTTTGTATTTGGCATTCAAAAATGTAAACTTTCCTATTTGGCATTAAGTTAAAATTTTCTTTTTTAAATGGCACTGTCGTCCATTTTCTTTGGTCATCTGTTAGTTGACTGGTTTGACCGTGTCAATTTTTTCTCCCTGTGTCCAACGTACCCCTCTGTTGGTGAAATTTGGCCGAGCCCCCAGAATCGTAGATCCCGCGATCTTCTTCCCTGGCTCTGTTGTGCCACCGTGCGAGGCTGCCCTGGCTCCACGGCCGGAGCGCGAGCAGGCCACCCTGCGGGAGGCCGCCCCAGGCCTCTGCTCGACGAGCCGCGGCCGGCGTGGCCTGAGCCGCCGCAGTCGGCTAACGAGGCTCCTCGACGAGCCGCGGCCTAGGGTGGTGGCGTCGGAAATGGTTGTGGCCGTGCGAGCGGCTGTTAACGCAGTGGCGGAGCTTGAGCGCGGCAATGGCGAGCGCTTGGCGCGGCGAGCAAAGGTATAATCGCGAGCGAGAGGGAGAGCATCAAGGTACAACTGGGTCACGCACGCTAGCGCTGCCTGGCGTTCGCTGCACCAGTCAACACGACTATTGCCTCAGCGCCATAGCCACCCGCTGCTCGCCTTGTTCCGTAGCTCTGCAAAGCTACTACCCCACGCCGCGTTGCACGGGCGTCAGCTGCGCCATGCACGTTGCCCGTCCTCCGCGTGCCGGCTCTGTCGCGGCCATGCCGTGGTGTTGAGCCCACTCCTCTAGTTGCTTATATAAGGGACGCCCCTCTCGCCTTTTGACTCTCCTCCACCATGCCAACCACGCTGAGCCGCTCAGCTCCGCAGCCACCCACCCCTcgctcatcttcctcctcctctatcCTTGCACAGAGAGGAGAGCGTCCGTCGATCTCCCTCCCTACGCTGCAATCGGCCGAGGATAGCTAACCTACGTGAATCCCCtgcctttcctctccctccccaTGCCCTTGGATTCGAGAATGGTGGTCGAAATCGCCCGCTAGCCGAGCTCCAGCAGCCGTCCACGGCGGACATGTGCCTGAGGAGCACGACGAGGTCTAGGGAACTTTGCCGCACCGGCCTAGACACTTAGCACTGTCTACCGATGCTCGGCCTCGGCGTTATTTTGTATCACTCCGACATATGAGGCTCGGCGTCCCATTAATTAGCGCCGAGTTTTTGTTGCAGGCCATCCAACATACTGTAGCAGTCAACACAGACAACACATTTTGACAGACCAAGAATacattaaggccctgtttggttactGCAGTCcatcctaaaattcctgtcacatcgaatgtttggacatatgtatggagtattaaatatagactaattactgAAACTAATTGCACTAATTTGCGACTAATTTatcgagacgaatcttttaagcctaattagtctatgatttgacaacgtggtgctacagtaaacatgtgctaatgacagattaattaggcttaaaaaaatcgtctcacaaattagcctccatctatgtaattagttttataattaatctatatttaatgctccttattagtatctaaacatttaatgtgacatgaattttaaaaacaactaaagaaccaaacaccccgctAGGTCCGTACTGCAGCCTACTCAAGAGCAATATAAAACGTCCAGCCTACGAGGAAGACCATACAGCAGCCTCGATAGCAAATAGTACACCATTTAAAGACCACTAGACCATCACATCATTAAGTGTCGTCCACTACATCAAGTCCACAAGACCATATATGCACGACATAGTTACATCCTAGATAACTGAGAAGTATTCATCTCATCACAGTCGGCATCATCTTCTTGTTCTTCGTCTTCCTCTCCTTGGTCCTCCTGTTCGTGACCTTCTCCTTGTAATGTTGTACGGGTCCGGAGAGGATGGCGCGCCTCCAAGCCTGCAGCGCGAACGCCTTCGCCGAGCACCAGTTGTGCGTGCTCTCGGCGGGACGTCGTCAGGGTCTGGGAGAGCTCGACGCGGACGCCGGCACGCCCAAGCTCGTAGGACGGGGAAGCGGTGCCCGCGACCGCGGTGATCTCGCGCAGTGGCCTTCTCGACCTTTACGGACAGCATGGCGGCGAGGCGCACAGCGGCGGCCACCGCGGGACAAGTCGATGTGGACTGAGGCGCATGTATCAGAATCGTCTAATCTAACGCTCTCAAGAGTACTCCATTAGACATTGAGTACTCAAGCAAGGACACTAAATCATGCTGTTCTGTCGAGCACACTttgagggagaactcgaaactccacattttttcatcagaATCATAAATAAGagtataaagcttacaacatcttTAGCCCTTTCTTACATTGCTTAGTACAATAGTGGaattaaacatgtgatcagagtttcagcggaaaAGAAAGTTATTTAATGATAAGGAAAACACTAATATAGTAGCCATTTATATACAAGATACGCTAGCagcatcttttcttataaaacatTTAGTGGGGGTTATAAATAACACTACGATCGTAGCGCGAAAGGAATCCTCTTTGAGCCcatcaggaggtttccacacacgaGAGTcatctagcatccacctatcacctgtaacgggggaaataaaaccctgagtattcaATTGAACTCAGCAAAACTTATCCGAcatgaggaaaataaaagactcaaagtatatgcaaggcttatttggtttgctagtttattgcatttgcaggaagcattactaatagtgcatccttatattcaaagttttagcagttatttttagttaattagctaaccattctagataagcacctatgctactttcaagcatgtcgtaagcaatcagaactattttatcaCCTTCCATGTTACAGTTCTTATGACggcgctagaccatagccaagtcggtaccatCTCAAAAAATAGCGATTCGCAAAtaaatgtatcccagctgggtactcctgaaacacatgcctcgcttatACCCCAagcacaaacgagaccaacccattccactcctgtcgaggggtctaggtcctcgtccaaatttagactccaagcccccacacttgagacccggtctcagtatggtgcttagaccttcacctttcCCCTGCCTTCAATCAGCCAGTCCAAAAAGAgtcgaaacccacgacaagagcataacgaaCCTTCCTACTccaataagcaagtatgtgcttaggataataagtctatgacctgactaccatctacAGCAACAGACGATCCTCAATCGACACATGCGGAACAAATGcaacccgagcctcgctcgaatgcctaaccaagtctagatccaaagtaccattccatccggtcttcaattatcatcctaatatatatatatatatatatatattctatgtgatagtaatatgataataacaacaataatatattttctatctctcgcgagtgataggtaatcactcgacttctaccggaatccttaagcatagcaatctatacgatcctgacatactagtaggactcataggatatatatatatatatatgtatatgcaagtgggtttcattcaactccttaaaacttaatgcacaaacataagataaagtgtagaataataagggttgtgcaccggggcttacctgggtaagatataaccaaaagttagcattccatcgtggcaacacgatcaccaaggcgccatcttttctgctactccagATGACTCCAGAATCtgtcgttgttcctattatatacgtggatgcaacgcagaggcgTAATTAATCAACGGCAACCGATACTCTTAAAAATATGATTACGCCTCaaaagctaacgagctagctctaacgaCTAACATACTAGGCTATGTATCCACGTTATCGAGTAAGGCGTCGTTTCCCGGAAAATGCTTGTAGTTTTACAATCCAGGGTATTTTGGTATTTTGTCGATTAAacttatatatatttgaactggaactcatttagctaccttagcaaactggTTATTGTGGAGCTCAAAAATTACCTTGAGCACCTAATAGTGTTAGgagtttactgtgaaagtttcagagccaacactatcaccacgttatcacaacaattcctaccagtttatattttaataatattaagcaccttAAATTAATTAGACCACtcttgaaaacacttatgaagcTATGTGAACCAATTATACTAGtcgatagatcatgattttaggaacctaacaaatttagtttcacaatttttggttaactacataaatttatattgaatttacaagtttaccttaaaaactaaattagaaaatgctttagaaaaagaaaagggtcgGTGGCCATTGATTCGGCCTGGTTGCCCTAGGACGGCCACGGCCGTGCGCGCGTCACAACGGCCCAACGCGGCCCAAGGCCGGGGAGCCCGTGCACGATGATGGTTTTGCAGAGAAGTCCCCGAGCTTTGAGGTAATAGTACGACTACCATGTGTACTGTTCCTATCGGTAGTGGCTTTGCGACCAAGCCCTCGGTTGTTTTCCGTCCTCACCACAGGCAGGTTCCTAGAATCCCCGCGCTTGCCGACGCGGCGGCCGGCGGCATAGGGTAGCTACGCCGAGCAACATAGGCTCGCTAAGATGGGAGTAAGGGGTCGACCACCATCTACGGCTAAACGCGCACGACTGGGTGGCACTTAGGGGCTTCGGGATGTACTAACGCGAGCTGCAGCGGCGAGCGGTTATCCATGGCGGCGGCACAGCCGTTCCGACGACCTAGAGCACTAACGAAGGGGTAGAGATGGTGGGGAAGCATTAGGATCTCACCGAGGACCATGCTACGGCGACGGTTGAAACTAGGGAGTGCCGAGGTGATCTAGCCACGCGTGCCCGAACCACGCGGCGGCGCTCCGAGCACAACACCGACGCGTCACCACACCGTCATCGAGCATCCTAGCCAAAGTAACGCGAGCACCGgatggagggagtcaaggcgagctcAGGGTTACAAGCAATtgaactgctaccactcctacatgccttacctccTGACCTACCAGTTCGGCGGCGCACATGATCAGCGGCGGGGAGAATCCAAATTTGACCACGATAGATAACGACTAGACTCGGTGTGAACGGGGCACCTAGCTAATTTCCTTTGCTACTCGCTGATGCAAGGAATTGGACTAGGAAGCCTCGTGTTGATGATTaagaaaggggaagggagagtggTGTACTGCCACCGCCACATCACGGGAAGCAACCCCGGTAGAGGTGGCCCGGCCATGACCCGACTGAGGCACGACAGCGCGGGGATATGACCGCATGAGCGAGGGGCAGGCGACACATTGGTTAGCTCTTGGACAGAGCCATTGAAGGTGTGCCCGAGTGTAGCCATGCGCATGCAGTAGCACGACATAGCGATGCAGTAGACTACGTACGACACCGAGCTCAGGATTGGTAGGTAGGTTGTGCGGCTGGGAACAAATGCTACAGCGGCCGGGTGAGTCAGAGGGCGTGGGACAAAGGCATGAGAAGCGGCGTGGCTCAAGACAAGGAGGGCAATAGGGTGGGGCAACCACACAGTAGGGCGGCAATGGTGGCCGAGGGGTGAGTGCCAAGGCCATCGGCTAGCAGCAGGCGTCGTAGCCGAAGGTGGCCAAGCCATCGGCTAGCATCAAAACCAACCGCTTGGAGCCCGATTGAGATTAAAACAAAAGTTCAAGATTCTAGTGGCCACTAAGGGCTTCTCGTCCGAGCAACGAGCATGGCCAAAGAGTGAGCatcgagggagatagagaggtgccaaTAGGAGCTCGTCGCGCTGAACGCCAGTTCACGACTGAAGCCCGAAACAAGATCGACAACGCGTTCTAACAAAGTTAGGGCAATTTCTGCGACGCCACGACAACTCCAACTCATCCGTGGACTTCACCATGCTAAAGTACTCACTTAGAGGCAACTAACACTACGAAATCATGGAGCTAGTGCTTAAGTATTTTAGCTAGATTTCAATTGCTAAAATATCATTGTCTACAATCCTTTTCGGATTTAGAAAAGGGCAAGAGTTCAGTTAGAACTAAACAACCACTAACACTTTTGCCATAATTTTAAAatgtctaaaccttattaatttcaac belongs to Miscanthus floridulus cultivar M001 chromosome 4, ASM1932011v1, whole genome shotgun sequence and includes:
- the LOC136551750 gene encoding cysteine-rich receptor-like protein kinase 43, yielding MKPRALLERLARPFHSSSHRASSDQSDQSRREREEEADLEAIAAREQRAFRYETLAAATWGFSEKNRLGQGGFGPVYRGHLEDGRDVAV